The bacterium genome has a segment encoding these proteins:
- a CDS encoding sigma 54-interacting transcriptional regulator, whose protein sequence is MSQIENEKTLPQLDTRDLQEEELLLDRGFLLVIEGPLAGSVYPINQGATDLGRSQSCKITIDDRQISRAHLKFDNKSGQVVVEDLGSTNGSLLNGEPLLRTMVLEEGDQIQIGEHVFRFSLRNPVGLEKFGVLPHSYFDQRLHEEMDRAHRYKRPLSLAMIQIQDDQVPFKLQDFARIIEKIRKMIRTMDVVGHYGRNQLELMLPETDQANAVALGERIFKEVPSADRKAVFVGVASFPEDGGSIDLLVEKSREALKSAKASNKGHVAHAKQDVRKFSMGKQEAIIKSKKMQELFSLAQRVAQSKITVLLLGETGVGKEVIAEAIHYHSDRKNEQMVCVNCAALTETLLESELFGHEKGAFTGADQTKIGLFETANGGTIFLDEVGEMPLKTQAKLLRVLQNKTFMRVGSNKEISSDVRIVAATNLKLDNLVQEGKFREDLFYRLNAATIEIPPLRERREEIPYLVDAFIESVCEENGFDRKHISSQALGLMHQYNWPGNIRELKNTVERSVIISEGDTIKPEDLSNKISMAGLKPESQQVTQSDHGQIQQSIPVDTEVGDMKEIVDGYEKQLIINALKKNSWNQTKAAQMLNVPRRTLVSKIKKYEIKEE, encoded by the coding sequence ATGTCTCAAATTGAAAATGAAAAAACCCTGCCGCAACTGGATACGCGAGATTTACAAGAAGAAGAGTTACTCTTAGATCGTGGATTTTTGTTGGTGATTGAAGGTCCATTAGCCGGCAGTGTGTACCCTATCAATCAAGGGGCGACAGATTTAGGAAGAAGTCAGAGTTGCAAAATTACCATTGATGACCGGCAAATCTCTAGAGCCCATCTCAAGTTTGATAATAAATCCGGTCAAGTCGTTGTTGAGGACTTGGGGAGTACCAATGGCAGCTTGCTTAATGGTGAACCTTTGTTGCGCACCATGGTTTTAGAAGAAGGTGATCAAATCCAAATTGGAGAGCACGTTTTTAGGTTTTCTTTGCGTAATCCCGTGGGCTTAGAAAAATTTGGTGTCTTACCGCACAGTTACTTTGATCAGCGTTTACATGAAGAAATGGATAGGGCGCATCGCTACAAACGACCTTTGTCTTTAGCAATGATTCAGATTCAAGATGACCAAGTACCGTTTAAACTACAAGATTTTGCTAGGATTATAGAAAAAATAAGAAAAATGATTCGAACCATGGATGTGGTTGGCCATTATGGACGCAATCAACTTGAGTTGATGCTACCAGAAACAGATCAAGCCAATGCAGTGGCTTTAGGGGAAAGGATTTTTAAAGAAGTACCTTCTGCAGATAGAAAAGCCGTATTTGTCGGTGTGGCCAGTTTTCCAGAAGACGGCGGCTCCATAGATTTATTGGTAGAAAAATCTAGAGAAGCGTTAAAGTCTGCAAAAGCATCCAATAAGGGGCATGTTGCCCATGCTAAACAAGATGTTCGTAAATTCAGCATGGGTAAACAAGAAGCCATTATTAAAAGCAAAAAGATGCAAGAACTTTTCAGCTTGGCGCAAAGAGTAGCCCAATCTAAAATTACGGTACTTTTATTGGGTGAAACGGGTGTTGGAAAAGAAGTGATTGCTGAAGCCATCCATTACCATAGTGACCGTAAAAATGAACAAATGGTTTGTGTCAATTGTGCGGCGTTAACAGAAACTTTACTGGAAAGTGAGTTGTTTGGTCATGAAAAAGGTGCTTTTACCGGTGCTGATCAAACCAAGATTGGTTTATTTGAAACAGCCAATGGCGGAACTATTTTTTTAGATGAAGTTGGAGAGATGCCATTAAAAACTCAAGCCAAGTTGTTGCGTGTCTTGCAAAACAAAACATTTATGCGTGTAGGTTCTAACAAAGAAATTTCAAGTGACGTTAGGATTGTTGCAGCAACCAATTTAAAATTGGATAATTTGGTTCAGGAAGGGAAATTTAGAGAAGACTTATTTTATCGTTTAAATGCAGCTACAATAGAGATACCACCCTTGCGTGAAAGAAGAGAAGAGATTCCATATTTGGTTGATGCTTTTATTGAGTCAGTATGTGAGGAAAATGGTTTTGATCGTAAGCATATTTCTTCACAAGCTTTGGGTTTAATGCACCAGTACAATTGGCCAGGAAATATTAGAGAGTTAAAAAATACAGTTGAACGATCAGTCATTATTTCTGAAGGCGATACGATAAAGCCTGAAGATTTATCCAATAAAATTAGTATGGCTGGTTTAAAGCCAGAAAGCCAACAAGTAACTCAAAGTGATCATGGACAGATTCAACAATCTATACCTGTTGACACTGAAGTGGGCGATATGAAAGAGATTGTAGATGGCTATGAAAAACAATTGATTATTAATGCCTTGAAAAAAAATAGTTGGAATCAAACCAAAGCTGCACAAATGCTGAATGTCCCTCGAAGAACCTT
- a CDS encoding inositol monophosphatase, which produces MQDIEKAAIQAAQKAQEIQKQYFKKSDLQIQHKGVLDLVTQADLDSQNAIIDTLKQHFPSHQFLAEENDMDKSQYQNKPTWIIDPLDGTTNFSKQFPYFAISIALYDQNAIQFALIVNPMMDDWYIAHKNQGAYKNKKALHVSSTKELDQAFLVTGFPYDRRISRNNNLETFKHMELNSLCVRRTGAAALDLAYVAEGVFDGFWEIKLKPWDIAAGILLIEEAGGIVTDYSGQPITDLWKQQIIASNPSIHPEFVQQISSLNNDN; this is translated from the coding sequence ATGCAAGATATTGAAAAAGCTGCCATCCAAGCAGCTCAAAAAGCCCAAGAGATACAAAAGCAGTATTTTAAAAAATCGGACCTTCAGATACAGCATAAAGGCGTCCTTGACCTGGTCACGCAAGCTGATTTGGACTCACAAAATGCCATCATTGACACTCTAAAGCAGCATTTTCCATCACATCAATTTTTGGCTGAGGAAAACGATATGGATAAAAGTCAATACCAAAACAAACCGACATGGATCATTGACCCTCTGGATGGCACCACCAATTTTTCTAAACAATTCCCCTATTTTGCAATATCGATCGCTCTTTATGATCAAAATGCAATCCAATTTGCCCTCATTGTCAACCCAATGATGGATGACTGGTACATTGCACATAAAAACCAAGGCGCCTACAAAAATAAAAAAGCTCTACATGTCAGCAGCACCAAAGAGCTCGATCAAGCATTTTTGGTCACAGGCTTCCCTTATGATCGTAGAATATCGCGCAATAACAACCTAGAAACATTTAAGCACATGGAGCTTAACAGCTTATGTGTGCGCAGAACTGGGGCTGCCGCACTTGACTTAGCTTATGTTGCTGAAGGCGTTTTTGACGGTTTTTGGGAAATTAAACTCAAACCCTGGGATATTGCAGCTGGGATACTCTTAATTGAAGAAGCTGGTGGTATTGTTACAGACTATTCTGGTCAGCCCATTACAGATTTATGGAAACAACAAATCATTGCCAGCAACCCTTCCATTCATCCAGAGTTCGTTCAGCAAATTAGTTCATTGAACAATGATAATTAA
- a CDS encoding prohibitin family protein has product MKRNVILVVIAAVVLIGAITGYGIKIVDTGHRGVKTRFGKVVGEPLDEGLYFYNPITTKIQDLEVRVLKLSGETQTYTKDVQQATIRYVINFALDKAHVHDVYQNLGLNWRERVIPQVIEGSLKAVIGKWDAVDLIGNRQKATVEAQEAIREGLRDKFIDVNRFEMTDISYEDAFEQAVERKVIAIQNASQAENKTKQIEEEAKQKVISAKAEAESMSIRARALTQNKSLVEYEAVQKWDGKLPQYMMGNSVPFINMK; this is encoded by the coding sequence ATGAAAAGAAATGTAATTTTGGTTGTGATTGCAGCAGTCGTTTTGATTGGAGCAATTACAGGTTATGGAATAAAAATTGTTGATACCGGTCACCGTGGTGTTAAAACTCGCTTTGGAAAAGTGGTGGGAGAACCCTTGGATGAAGGTTTATATTTTTACAATCCAATCACCACCAAAATTCAAGACTTGGAAGTGCGTGTGTTGAAGTTAAGTGGAGAAACTCAAACGTATACCAAAGATGTTCAGCAGGCCACCATTCGTTATGTGATCAACTTTGCTCTAGATAAAGCACATGTGCATGATGTTTATCAAAACTTAGGGTTAAACTGGCGTGAACGCGTGATTCCACAAGTGATTGAAGGTTCATTGAAAGCGGTGATTGGTAAATGGGATGCAGTTGATTTGATTGGTAATCGACAAAAAGCAACGGTTGAAGCACAAGAGGCAATAAGAGAGGGCTTAAGGGATAAGTTTATTGATGTTAATCGTTTTGAAATGACTGATATTTCTTATGAAGATGCCTTTGAACAAGCTGTTGAACGTAAAGTGATTGCTATTCAAAATGCCTCACAAGCTGAGAATAAAACCAAGCAAATTGAAGAAGAAGCCAAACAAAAAGTCATTTCTGCCAAAGCTGAAGCGGAGTCTATGTCTATTAGAGCAAGGGCATTAACACAAAATAAAAGCTTGGTGGAGTATGAAGCGGTACAAAAATGGGACGGAAAATTGCCTCAGTACATGATGGGTAACAGCGTTCCTTTTATTAATATGAAGTAA
- the ilvA gene encoding threonine ammonia-lyase translates to MLKLQDILMAQERIAGKILRTPIMRTQHPSVEQEKIFLKMESFHRTSSFKERGALNTIIQLDSNQKKIVATSAGNHSQAVSYHGTKSGFDVKICMPTYTPLTKILATESWGAKVHLEGETFSDAMVVGKQMAEDERAHFIHAFDDLRVMAGQGTVGLELLAQLPELELIVVPVGGGGLASGLAVAVKESNPDIKIIGVQAANCDLVSQLVKGASEKDLEHSHKSTIGDGIAIKTIGQYTIPVMQKYLDDIVTVTEEEMAEAMVYLLHSSKVLLEGAGAAAFGAIMANKVKTNGRKTVAIASGGNVDLTLLSKVIQKSLVKRGRQTSIELMISDRPGGLNELTTVIAQLGASILQIHHERSAIDVPFYETSVKLKLETKGPEHLQEILAGLKEKGYVIRQ, encoded by the coding sequence ATGCTTAAACTTCAAGACATATTGATGGCTCAAGAAAGAATAGCGGGAAAAATTTTACGAACCCCAATCATGCGCACTCAACATCCCAGTGTTGAGCAAGAAAAAATTTTTTTAAAGATGGAAAGCTTTCATCGAACCAGTTCATTTAAAGAGCGTGGGGCTTTGAACACCATCATTCAACTCGATTCAAATCAGAAAAAAATAGTTGCTACATCAGCAGGTAATCACTCTCAAGCAGTGAGCTATCATGGCACAAAATCTGGCTTTGATGTTAAAATTTGTATGCCAACCTACACACCTTTAACCAAAATTCTCGCGACTGAAAGTTGGGGAGCCAAAGTGCACTTAGAAGGGGAAACGTTTTCTGATGCGATGGTCGTGGGTAAACAAATGGCTGAAGATGAGCGTGCGCATTTTATTCATGCATTTGATGACCTCAGAGTTATGGCAGGACAAGGAACGGTGGGTTTAGAGCTTTTGGCGCAGTTGCCAGAGCTTGAGTTGATTGTGGTGCCCGTCGGTGGCGGAGGGCTTGCTTCTGGTTTAGCCGTAGCTGTCAAAGAGAGTAATCCAGACATTAAAATTATTGGTGTACAGGCTGCCAATTGCGATTTGGTGTCGCAGTTGGTCAAGGGTGCTTCTGAAAAAGATTTAGAACATAGTCACAAAAGCACTATAGGAGATGGCATTGCCATCAAAACCATTGGTCAGTATACCATTCCGGTAATGCAGAAGTATTTGGATGACATTGTTACCGTTACAGAAGAGGAAATGGCTGAAGCCATGGTTTATTTGTTGCACAGCAGTAAAGTTTTACTAGAAGGGGCGGGAGCTGCAGCCTTTGGGGCAATTATGGCCAATAAGGTTAAAACCAATGGTCGTAAAACAGTGGCCATTGCCAGCGGTGGTAATGTTGATTTAACCTTGTTGTCAAAGGTTATACAAAAGAGTTTGGTTAAAAGAGGTCGACAAACCAGTATTGAGCTGATGATATCCGATCGTCCGGGTGGTTTAAATGAACTAACAACAGTTATTGCTCAATTGGGGGCAAGTATTTTACAAATTCATCATGAGCGCAGTGCCATAGATGTTCCTTTTTATGAGACCAGTGTAAAACTAAAACTGGAAACCAAAGGTCCAGAGCATTTACAAGAAATATTGGCCGGACTTAAAGAAAAAGGTTATGTGATAAGACAATAA
- a CDS encoding DUF6531 domain-containing protein: MKKLVFISLLLTSFNLFAGVNPQTGNFFFTVQDYQKQCHQMTLSVQRSYNSLYRQSGLFGKAWLSNLERRIVPLSNISLELIEADGYISKFYLKSLITDKEKSVQAIIKRKKNLDVKHSGNPKGNGDQHYLDLKEKMLSDHDYFLTLLQRYQPDSISSKNAIFVSNDRKSSTLTQHKNGFKRIFINGDSEEYNTNGELILEKNRHGTFIRYIYNNSLLKTIRDSCGQYLNIRYDKKNRIKSMHSSHSINIYYTYDDQVIKNTLSRFTGMDGQSLKFGYDKLFRLDTIQFPEQTIKIVYDKNSGKVIEHHGPGKNKNTYTYTSQRGKKITHIRNEKNQAHTYTFIPGKNQSIYTAPDGTEQIKTQLACCGKLSSVKNKKGQGETYIYDENKRNLIELQTSKADNTIYTYNDMDLIKTIQKGKVILTVNYNSAHLPKLIKKNKQTLVEADYDTHGNLLRVQDDTSDILIQRKSNGDLRQIQLKQNNKSYSVNIQYNRNDQIKDKVFEPNSAYTASILEQEFKRLLNLLQLKSYLPHTA, encoded by the coding sequence GTGAAAAAATTAGTCTTTATAAGTCTTCTGTTGACCAGCTTTAACCTTTTTGCTGGCGTTAACCCCCAAACTGGCAACTTTTTCTTTACTGTGCAAGATTACCAAAAACAATGTCATCAAATGACACTTTCTGTACAACGCAGCTACAATAGTCTTTACCGCCAAAGTGGCTTGTTTGGTAAAGCCTGGCTATCCAATCTAGAAAGAAGGATTGTCCCTCTTTCTAATATTAGTTTAGAACTAATAGAAGCCGATGGTTATATCAGTAAATTTTATTTAAAATCTCTGATCACAGACAAAGAAAAAAGTGTTCAAGCCATAATCAAGAGAAAAAAAAACCTGGACGTAAAACACAGTGGTAACCCAAAGGGCAATGGTGACCAACATTATTTAGATCTCAAAGAAAAAATGCTCAGTGACCATGATTACTTTTTAACTCTATTGCAACGCTATCAACCTGATTCAATAAGCTCAAAAAATGCTATTTTTGTATCCAATGATAGAAAAAGCTCTACGCTCACCCAACATAAAAATGGTTTTAAAAGGATTTTTATCAATGGGGATAGTGAAGAATACAATACCAACGGCGAGTTGATTTTAGAAAAAAATAGGCACGGTACTTTTATTCGTTATATTTATAACAATAGCTTATTAAAAACCATCCGAGACTCCTGCGGGCAGTACCTTAACATTCGTTACGACAAAAAAAACAGGATAAAATCAATGCACAGTTCTCATAGCATCAATATTTATTATACCTATGATGACCAAGTGATTAAAAACACCCTGTCTCGTTTTACAGGAATGGATGGTCAGTCTCTTAAATTTGGCTACGACAAGCTTTTTCGATTAGATACCATCCAATTTCCTGAACAAACCATCAAAATTGTTTACGATAAAAACTCTGGCAAAGTTATAGAGCACCATGGACCAGGTAAAAATAAAAACACCTATACTTATACCAGCCAGCGAGGGAAAAAAATAACGCATATTCGCAATGAAAAAAATCAAGCTCACACCTACACATTTATTCCAGGCAAAAACCAAAGCATCTACACAGCTCCAGATGGAACTGAACAAATCAAGACACAGCTTGCATGTTGTGGAAAATTGAGTTCTGTTAAAAATAAAAAAGGTCAGGGAGAAACCTATATCTACGATGAGAATAAGCGTAATTTAATCGAGTTGCAGACAAGCAAGGCCGACAACACTATTTACACATACAATGACATGGATCTGATCAAAACCATTCAAAAAGGTAAAGTCATATTAACCGTTAACTACAACTCAGCACACTTACCCAAATTGATTAAAAAAAACAAACAAACCTTGGTTGAAGCTGACTATGATACTCATGGTAATTTACTGAGAGTTCAAGATGATACAAGTGATATTTTAATTCAACGCAAAAGCAACGGCGATTTACGACAAATACAACTTAAACAAAACAACAAAAGCTATAGTGTCAATATCCAGTATAACCGTAATGATCAAATCAAAGACAAAGTGTTTGAGCCGAATTCAGCTTATACGGCCTCTATCCTTGAACAGGAATTTAAACGTTTATTGAATTTACTCCAGTTAAAATCTTACCTACCCCATACAGCATGA
- a CDS encoding NYN domain-containing protein: MKIIIDGYNLMFCGGFSDRDQLLERLSNYKIQLQNQHTFLIVFDGTHQGTLGGDRDFYKGIEIVFTPIKEIADDWIADYLQQHKHESASFLVVSSDRKVQKAAQSIGSDWISSEDFSQRIEKKSEASFADMLNNNIWDEGRKNLDQLYKQKPKKGNPRKLSKKERQKRKKFKKL, translated from the coding sequence ATGAAAATCATAATAGACGGCTATAACTTAATGTTTTGCGGTGGTTTTTCAGATAGAGATCAGCTGCTTGAAAGATTATCCAACTACAAGATACAGTTACAAAACCAGCATACTTTTTTAATTGTGTTTGATGGAACGCATCAAGGTACGCTGGGTGGCGATAGAGATTTTTATAAAGGCATAGAGATTGTGTTTACACCCATCAAAGAAATTGCCGATGACTGGATTGCTGATTATTTACAGCAACATAAGCATGAGTCAGCATCTTTTTTGGTGGTCAGCTCAGATAGAAAAGTACAAAAAGCGGCACAAAGCATTGGCAGTGACTGGATAAGCTCTGAAGACTTCAGTCAACGCATAGAAAAAAAGTCTGAAGCCAGCTTTGCCGACATGCTCAACAACAATATTTGGGATGAAGGCAGAAAAAACCTTGATCAGCTTTACAAACAAAAGCCTAAAAAAGGCAATCCTAGAAAACTCTCAAAAAAAGAAAGACAAAAACGCAAAAAATTTAAAAAGCTATAA
- the clpB gene encoding ATP-dependent chaperone ClpB: MDIQKFTVALREVLTKAAQYAQSLKQQSVEIEHLLHFLLENPQSMYVKVLEQLGADLSKHQQQIKQKIDSFVQVEGSQNQPALSGPLFQCLSDAEKIRDKNQEAFCSTEHFLQAALNNDNFKQYLNQLNINEQDFLKILQTTKGEHKAMTENAETQYQSLEQYTQDLTAIAREKKLDPVIGRDTEIRRIIQVLSRRSKNNPVLIGEPGVGKTAIAEGLAQRIVSNDVPETLKNKKLLSLDLGAMIAGAKYRGEFEDRLKAVLKEIKSSNGEIVLFIDELHTIVGAGASEGAVDASNLLKPSLARGELRCIGATTLKEYKKYIEKDAALERRFQPVYAGEPSVEDAISILRGLKEKYEVHHGVRIADSAIIAAAKLSNRYITDRFLPDKAIDLMDEAASRLRIEIDSVPTEIDVKQRKKTQLEIEQEALKKEKDAHSKERLDKVKAAIKDLDHEISQLKSIWDKEKNVITEIRTIKSSLDTKRVQVQTAQEQGDLSLAAKLKYGEIPELEKELEVKNAHLKEIQQNNPMLKEEVEEEDIAKVVALWTGIPLSSMLDSEKERLKNMQSLLNEKVIGQDHALEVLTKAIKRSRAGIADPNKPMGSFMFLGPTGVGKTETAKALADFLFHDEQALLRIDMSEYMEKHSVARLIGAPPGYVGYEEGGKLSEAVRRRPYAVILFDEIEKAHPDVFNVFLQILDEGRLTDGQGRTVDFKNTVLIMTSNLAGKEILASGEDTEKANTQVMQVLREFFKPEFLNRVDDFIIFNALNPEQIKHIVDIQIQRLQARLKEKNITIKLTDAAREQLAKEGFDPLYGARPLKRVIQQKIENTLAEKILDEEILPGHQVLLDYADDHFQFELPTLN; this comes from the coding sequence ATGGATATACAAAAGTTTACGGTGGCGTTAAGAGAGGTTTTGACCAAGGCAGCTCAGTATGCGCAAAGTTTAAAACAGCAAAGCGTTGAGATAGAGCATCTATTGCATTTTTTGCTGGAAAATCCGCAAAGTATGTATGTAAAGGTTTTAGAGCAATTGGGTGCGGATTTATCCAAGCATCAGCAGCAAATAAAACAAAAAATTGATAGCTTTGTTCAAGTAGAAGGCTCACAAAACCAGCCAGCCTTGTCGGGCCCCTTGTTTCAATGTTTAAGTGACGCAGAAAAAATACGGGATAAGAACCAAGAAGCGTTTTGTTCCACTGAACATTTTTTACAAGCAGCACTGAACAATGATAATTTTAAACAATATTTAAACCAACTCAATATCAACGAGCAGGATTTTTTAAAAATACTTCAGACCACCAAAGGAGAGCATAAAGCCATGACTGAAAATGCAGAGACCCAATACCAAAGTTTAGAGCAGTACACCCAGGATCTTACAGCTATAGCCAGAGAAAAAAAATTGGATCCGGTGATTGGGAGAGATACGGAAATAAGACGAATCATTCAGGTTTTGTCCAGGCGCAGTAAAAACAACCCTGTGCTGATTGGTGAACCGGGTGTGGGTAAAACAGCGATTGCTGAAGGTTTGGCCCAAAGAATTGTAAGCAATGATGTGCCTGAGACCTTAAAAAATAAAAAACTTTTATCCTTGGATTTAGGGGCCATGATTGCAGGCGCCAAATATAGAGGAGAGTTTGAAGATAGGCTTAAAGCCGTTTTAAAAGAAATAAAAAGTTCCAATGGAGAAATTGTACTGTTTATTGATGAGTTGCACACCATCGTTGGTGCTGGCGCCAGTGAAGGGGCTGTGGATGCATCCAATTTGCTCAAACCCTCATTGGCCAGAGGTGAGTTGAGATGTATTGGCGCGACCACTTTAAAAGAATACAAAAAATACATAGAAAAAGATGCGGCTTTGGAAAGGCGCTTTCAACCGGTGTATGCTGGAGAACCCAGTGTAGAAGATGCCATCTCTATTTTACGTGGCTTAAAAGAAAAATATGAAGTGCATCACGGCGTTAGAATTGCAGACAGTGCCATCATTGCGGCAGCTAAACTGTCCAACAGGTACATCACAGATCGATTCTTACCGGATAAGGCTATTGATTTGATGGATGAAGCCGCCAGTCGCTTACGTATTGAAATTGACTCTGTACCCACTGAAATTGATGTCAAGCAGAGAAAAAAAACACAATTAGAAATTGAGCAAGAGGCATTGAAAAAAGAAAAAGATGCGCATTCCAAAGAACGTTTGGATAAAGTCAAAGCAGCCATTAAAGATTTGGACCATGAAATAAGTCAACTCAAATCCATTTGGGACAAAGAAAAAAATGTCATTACAGAAATTAGAACGATCAAATCCAGTTTAGACACTAAGCGTGTGCAAGTACAAACTGCACAAGAACAGGGGGACTTGTCTTTGGCAGCAAAACTCAAATACGGTGAAATTCCTGAGTTGGAAAAAGAACTTGAAGTAAAAAATGCCCACCTTAAAGAAATTCAGCAAAATAACCCTATGCTTAAAGAGGAAGTTGAAGAAGAGGATATTGCGAAAGTTGTGGCTTTATGGACCGGGATTCCTTTATCCAGCATGCTGGACAGTGAAAAAGAGCGTTTAAAAAACATGCAATCCTTATTAAATGAGAAGGTGATTGGTCAAGATCATGCTTTAGAGGTTTTAACCAAAGCCATAAAACGCTCAAGAGCTGGGATTGCTGATCCTAACAAACCCATGGGTTCCTTCATGTTTTTAGGGCCTACAGGCGTTGGTAAAACGGAGACCGCCAAAGCCTTGGCAGATTTTTTATTTCATGATGAGCAGGCTTTGTTAAGAATTGACATGTCAGAGTACATGGAAAAACATTCTGTAGCGCGTTTGATTGGGGCGCCTCCAGGTTATGTGGGCTATGAAGAGGGCGGCAAGCTCAGCGAAGCAGTTAGAAGAAGGCCCTATGCAGTAATTTTATTTGATGAGATAGAAAAAGCACATCCGGATGTTTTTAATGTGTTTTTACAGATTCTTGATGAAGGCAGATTGACTGATGGTCAGGGCAGAACCGTTGATTTTAAAAACACCGTCTTGATCATGACCTCAAACTTGGCTGGGAAAGAGATATTGGCCTCAGGTGAAGATACTGAAAAAGCCAATACTCAAGTCATGCAAGTATTGAGAGAGTTTTTTAAACCAGAGTTTTTAAACCGAGTGGATGATTTTATTATTTTTAATGCTCTAAACCCTGAGCAAATTAAGCATATTGTTGATATTCAAATCCAACGTTTGCAAGCACGACTCAAAGAAAAAAATATAACGATCAAGTTAACAGATGCTGCAAGAGAACAACTGGCCAAAGAAGGCTTTGATCCACTGTATGGGGCAAGACCGCTAAAACGTGTCATTCAACAGAAAATTGAAAACACTTTGGCTGAAAAGATTTTGGATGAAGAAATTTTACCTGGTCACCAAGTGCTTCTAGATTATGCTGACGATCATTTTCAATTTGAGTTACCTACATTGAACTAG
- a CDS encoding DUF1844 domain-containing protein gives MSNNEKKSEQSYTVNDKRGQEKPEKDNQAKTSAPEAETQSTETQNTPTINFTSFVLSISTSALVQMGLVPDPVSNETQKNMVLAKQQVDILEMLGEKTKGNLDENEQKLMDQVLYELRMRYVEVQDKKS, from the coding sequence ATGAGCAACAATGAAAAAAAATCAGAACAATCTTACACAGTCAATGATAAGCGTGGCCAAGAAAAGCCTGAAAAAGATAATCAAGCAAAGACGAGTGCACCCGAAGCTGAAACACAATCAACTGAAACACAAAATACACCCACCATTAATTTTACCTCTTTTGTCCTTTCTATAAGCACTTCAGCTTTAGTCCAAATGGGCTTGGTTCCTGATCCAGTGAGCAATGAGACCCAGAAAAATATGGTTTTGGCTAAGCAACAGGTAGATATTCTGGAGATGTTGGGTGAAAAAACCAAAGGCAATTTGGATGAAAATGAGCAAAAACTCATGGATCAGGTACTGTATGAACTGCGCATGCGTTATGTAGAAGTTCAAGATAAAAAGTCATAA